The genomic segment CGAACAGATCGAAGCGACCGCCAAAGCGGTCGCCGCGCTCGGTGCGAACGTGTTGCGTGGCGGCGCGTTCAAACCCCGTACGTCGCCGTACGCATTCCAGGGGCTCGGCAAAGACGGACTCGCGTTGATGCGCGCCGCCGCCGATCGCAACGGGCTAGCGGTGGTCACCGAGGTGCTCGATCCGCGCGACGTCGAGCTGGTGGCGGGCTATGCCGACATGCTGCAGATCGGCGCGCGCAACATGCAAAACTTCAGCTTGCTTCGCGAAGTGGGCGAGAGCGGGCGGCCGGTGCTGCTCAAACGCGGACTCTCGGCGACCGTGGACGAGTGGCTCATGGCGGCCGAATATCTGCTGCTAGCGGGTAACGATCGGGTCGTCATGTGCGAGCGCGGCGTGCGCTCGTTCGACTCGGCAACGCGCAACGTCCTAGACTTGGCCGTCGTGCCGCTGCTGCGCGCACTCACGCATCTGCCCGTGGTGGTCGATCCGTCCCATGGAACCGGCATCGCGCGTCTGGTGGCGCCCATGGCGCTCGCCGCCGTTGCGGCCGGCGCCGACGGGCTGGTGGTGGAAGTCCATCCGGATCCCGCGAACGCCGCCTCGGACGGGCCTCAATCGCTGACCTTCCAGGAATTCGGGACGCTGATGGCCGACCTTCCGGCGATCGCCCAAGCGGTCGGACGGCGGCTTCCGGTCGCCTCGCTTGCCGTCTAACCAAAACAAGTAACTCCCCGCTGCTGCCGCGAACGGGACTAATCCCGTTTCAAGTACGTTTATCGGTGGTACAACCGAGGCGCTCGAACCGTCCGGTTACCGCCTTCTTTTTTCCTAAAAAAAGAACCACCGCAAGAGGTAGCAATTACACGATGAATCACGTCACACGATTGGCCGCCGCGGCCAGCGCGTTCGCTTTCGCCGCCGCGCTCGCCGTGCCGGCTTCGGCGCAGTACGCCAACCAGTACACGCCGCCGAAGTTGCTTAGCACCGGGAGCACCTCGCACGGCATCGCCGGCTCGGGCACCGTAGTCGTTCAGGTCCAGGTCAACGCCGACGGCAGCCACAAGGTGATCCGCGTGCTGCATTCCACCAATTCGGGCGATAACGCCGCCGCGATGGATATTGCAAGCCATTCGACGTACCGCGTGGGTACCCGCGGCAAGGCGAAAGTGACGGCGTTTTACGACTTTACGCTGCGCTTTAAGGGAAAATCGGTCGCGTCGAGCGATAGCGGCTCGTCGGGCTCGGGCCCGACGGTGCAGATCGCGCGGATGATTCGCGCCGGCAACTATGCGGGAGCGAAGGCGCAAGCGACGTCGTACCTGGCAACCAATCCAAGCGACGCCATCGCCGCTCAGGAACTGGGCACCGCCGAATACTTCCTCAACGACTATGCTTCGTCGGCGGCGGCATTTGCCAAGGCCAGCTCGATCCGGTCGGAATACAAAGGCGTCGCGGCGCATGCCTACGCGGCAGCGGCGGTCGCCCTGCAGCAGAGCAACCCCGCGCAAGCGCTCGCCTATGCGAAGTCGGCTGCGGCCCTCGAGGCCAGCGCCAACTCGTACTACGCCCTGGGGTCGGCCGAACTTGCCGGCAAAAACTATCCGGCAGCGGTAGCCGATTTAAAGAAGGCTCGCGACCTCGCATTCGCCGATCGCAAGACCGACACGAAAGCGAAAGTCAATCTCGATGCGGCGCTGCTGACCGCGTACGTTGATAACAACGATCAGACCGCCGCCAAGGCCACCGCCGCCGAGATCAAGCGGCTCGATCCAACGTCAACGATCGCCGACCGGATGGAGGGCAACTCCGAGCTAGCCGCGGCGCAGGCCGCCGCTAAAGCCGGGAACCACGATCAAGCGGTAACGCTGTACGAAGGCATCGCGCAGAAGACGAGCGACCGCCAGGTGCAAGTCACAGCCTATACCTCCGCCGCGTTTGAAGAGAGCCTGGCGACCAAGCCCGATTACGCAAAGATGAAGAGCCTCGCCGATAAAGCGGTGGCGCTGAGTCCGAACGATCCGCAAGTGAATTTTGCGGAAGGGGTCGCACTCGCCGGTCAATACATCACCGGCGGCAACAAAGACGCGAATCTCAAGGCCCAGGCTATGACGACGCTCAACAAGGCGGATTCGCTTGCAAAGGCGGCGGGGAGCACGGCGCTCGCACTCAACATCGAGAACTTCATTAAGAACACGTTCAAATAATCGAGAACACGTTCAAACTGGATAGAAACCCGCACGATTTTCTACCAGGACTTTCCGTGGAGGTGGGCCAAAAGACGGCCTTCACGGGACGGGGGGCTTCCCCCCATAGTTTCTTACTGTCCAACCAAGCTAATGCACAGCGTTCCCGTCAACGGGAGGGGTCGAAAGAATAGTGGGAGTTTTCAGCGGTTTCATTTCACTGATGGACAAGGGCGGCTTTGCCATGTACCTCTTGCTCATCTGCTCGATCGTCGCAATCGCGATCGTGATCGAGCGCCTCGTGTTCTTCTCAACGCAACATGGCGACACGAAGGGCCTCCTTCGCCAGCTCGGTCAACGCATCGCTGCCGACGACGTGGACGGCGCCATCAAGGTTTGCCGTCAAAACAAAGGCATGCTGCCGCGGATCCTCGAGTTCGGTCTTCTTCGTGGTGAGAAGAATCGCGCCGACATCACCGACGCGCTCTCGATCGCTCTTATGGAGCATCTCAACGCCCTCGAGCGCAACCTCGGCGTTATCGGTACGATCGCGGTTATCGCCCCGTTCGTCGGGCTCTCCGGTACCGTGCTCGGTATTATCAAGGCCTTCAACGATATCGCCCTCAAGGGCAACTCGTCTCCGGCCGTCGTGGCCGCGGGCGTTTCGGAAGCGTTGATCACGACCTTCGCCGGCCTGATCGTCGCCATCGTTTCGGTTATTTTCTTCAACTATTTCAAGACGCGCATCAAAGCGTACAACCAAGAGATGATCGTTGCGGCGAATCAACTCGCCGAGATGCTGCACTTCCACAACACGGGCGCGCCGATTCCGACCGAGCTCTATCAGCCCGTCGGTACCAAAGCAGCTTCTGCACCGGCTGCGAAGTAAAGCAGCAGTAGGAGAAGTCCGTGAGTCTCCTGTCGTCGCAGCAAGACCAAGAGGTCATGGCAGAGATCAACATCACGCCGTTCACCGACGTGTTGCTGGTATTGCTCATTATCTTCATCATCCTCGCAGCGATTCAAACGCCGCCCGGATTCGAAAAAGAGCTGCCGAACAACAATAACAACCCGAATACCATTCAGCCGAAGAACAAGACCGACATCGAGGTCGACGTCAACAATCGCGGCAAGATTCTGGTCGATGGCGTGGTGGCCGATCAGCAGAGCGTGTATAGCGTCATGGCTCAAGCGAAGGCCAAAAAAGGCAATAAGCACGTTTCTATCGTTGCCGATGCGAAGGCGCCGTACGGAATCATCATTCGGGTCCTCGATGCTGCGAAACAAGCCGGGCTCGACGATGTCGGGTTCGTCACGTCATAAGGTGGAGGTTCAGTAACTCGTGGCCGTTTCAACCGGTCAAGGCGAAGAAGAGGTCATGTCGACCATCAATATCACGCCCTTCACGGACGTGCTGCTGGTCCTGCTGATCATCTTCATCATCCTTGCCTCAGTTACGAAAGAGCCGAAACTTCCGCTGGCATATAACCGCGAGAAGGTTCAGCCGTCGCAGATCGTCGTGATCATCGATGCCAAGGACAACATTCAAATTGGCTCGACGTTGGTAACTATCCAACAGGCGAAGGACACGTTCCAATCGCTTCAGGATAATACCGGCCATAAGTTTAGGAGCGTCATCATTAAAGCCGATCCGGCCGCCAACTACGGCACGGTTCTTCAGGTGATGGACGCGGCGAAGTCAACGGACCTCATCGACTTCGGCTTGGCGAACAAAATCGAGGGAAGCAAGACCTAAACGATGGCAGAAAATAAGAACGACTCGCCCTATCTAACGACGGGCGAACGGGTCCGCAATTTCCTCGGCTGGGCATTTTTGATCTCGCTCGCGATCCACTTCATCGTGGCACCGTTTCTTCCGAATTTGCAGAAGAGCCACGAAGACAATACGACCGAGAAAGTCTCGGTCACGAAGAAGATCAAGGTGAAGGTCCCGACGCCCCCGCCGCCATCGCCGACGCCGCCGCCGACGCCGACGCCGCCGCCTCAGGCGACGCCGCCGCCGCACCAGCAGCAGAAGGCGCCCCCCAAGCTCAAGCTCAACGTGCCGAAGACGACGAGCAAGAACTCATCGTCGGCAAACAGCCAGCCCAAGTACGTTCCCCCGCCGGTCGGTTCGCAGAACGGCGTTCCGAACGGTCAAGGTACGAATCCGCCGGCAACTCCGGTGCCGCAACCGGTCGTGACGGCGAAGCCCGCGTGCAAAGTACCGTTTCAAGACGCGACGGTGACCAACGAAGTCCCGCCTGAGTATCCCGACAGCGCGCGATCGCTCGGTCTCGGAACGGTGACGGTGCTCGTTAAAGTTGCAGTCGGCCCGAGCGGCTCGCTGCAAAACGCAACGGTCTACCAAAGTTCGAACAATTTGGCGATCGATCAATCCGCGCTCTCCGCCGCACGCCAATCGACGTACGCGCCGAAGATCGTGAATTGCCAGCCGACCTCCGGAGACTATCTCTTCCGCGCCCAATTCGACCCCAGCAATTAAGGGCTAGCGCGAGCCCGGCACGAGACGCTCCCGGAAGGGGGCGTCTTTTGTTTTTTGTAAGCTGTGATGGGCCATGCAAATGACGCGAATGCGCCGCGTGCTGCTGATCGCGTTTGCGATCTCGCTGCTCGTCCATCTGGTCGTCGCGTATTTCTTGCGATTCACGCTCAATCCGCGCAACGACCGGCCCGAGGCCGTCTCGGTCGAACGAACGGTCGTGACGATCGTGCGGGCCACTCCGCGCGCAATCGCTCGGCTTCGCCCCACGCCGCACCCGATCTCTGCGCCGCCGCCCGCAAAGCGTTCCACGCAGAAGGTTCGTCCGCACCCGGTGCTCTCGGCCGCTCCGGGGAAAGGCGCGTCCTCGGGATCTGCGGGCAACGGTCCGAAGTCAGGCGGCGCGCGCCCGTCACGGCCGGCACCATCGGCGCCGCCCTCGGCCGTGCCGAGCCCCGCCGCCGGCTGCCCGCGCCCCGAGGCCTCTCCCGCAGTGCTGGTGCCGCCGGAGCCGCCGGATATCGCGCCGCAGGTACGCGCCGCCGGCGCCGGCGGCATCGCGGCGATCGATGTGAAGCTCGATTCGAAGGGGAGTGTTTTGGCGGCGACCGTCTCGCACAGCACGGGGAACGGCGATCTCGATGCGGTCGCCGTTTCGATGGCGCGCGGCGCCACCTACGCGCCGGGATACGTCGCCTGCAGGGCGGTCGCGGGCGACTACATCTTCAGCGTGAAATTCATCGCCTGGTAGGTGGGTTCTAAAGAACGCCCATATCGCGCAAAAGCCGCAGCGTATCGATGTAGCGAAGCAAGTCGCCGTGCGTACGCTCGTCCACATCGACGAAGGCAACGCCGGTGCGGTAGCGTTGGAGGAGCGGGTCGAAGCGCGACCAGCGAACCATACCGTGCACGCGTATGACGGGACGCGTGTCGCCCCGCAGTTCGAGCTGAACCTCGATGGGCGCGTCTCTGAGTAACTCGGCATTGGTGATCATGGCCATGCCGCCCAGAGCGATGTCGTACGTTTCTGTAAACTCGGGCGCAAACTCTTCGGAGATGCTGTACGAAACCAACAGCGTATCGCCGACGCGCTCGAATTCGCGCTTGTGACCGTACTGCGAATCCACACTCGTCGCCTTAGGCCGCTCCAAGGAGCAATCCTTCCGGCGCCGTAACCTCGGTGCGTGACTTTTGCCCAAGCCCTACTACTCGCGCTCCTCCAAGGGGTGAGCGAACTCTTCCCCGTCAGTAGCCTCGGGCACACGATTCTCGTTCCGGCGCTCTTGCATTGGAACAACATCGATCGGGCCGACCCAACGTTTCTAGCATTCGTCGTGGTGCTCCATCTGGGCACGGCCATCGCGCTCGTCCTCTTTTACTGGCGCGACTGGGTGGCACTCGTTGGAGCCGTGATTCGCAGCGTGGTGCGTGGCAAACTCAGCAACGATCGCGACGAGCGAATCGGCTGGCTGCTCGTCATCGCGACGATCCCGGTTGGATTGCTCGGGCTGCTCTTCCAGGAGAAGGTACAGGGGCTCTTCGCGACCGTTATGCCCGCCGCGATCTTCCTGATCGTCAACGGCGTCATCATGTTCTTCGGTGAGGCGCTGCGAAAACGCCAGCATGCAAACAGCGAGCGGTCGTACAAGCGCCTGGAGCAGATTTCGTGGCCCCAGAGCGTCTTCGTTGGCTTCGCGCAATCGCTCGCGCTCTTTCCCGGCATCTCGCGATCCGGTGCGTCGATCGTGGGCGGCTTGCTTATCGATCTCGACCACGAAGATGCGGCGAAATACTCGTTCCTGCTGGCCACCCCGGTGATTCTCGCGGCCTCGCTACTGAAGATCCCCGAGTTGTTCGGACCAGGCGCGCACGTCGTGTTGGTCCAAGCTATCGTAGGCGGCGTCGTCGCCGGCATCGCGGCGTACTTCTCGGTCGCGTTCCTTACCCGGTATTTTCGCTCGAACGATCTGCGCCCGTTCGGCTGGTATTGCGTCCTGTTCGGCGCGCTTTGCTTCGTCCTCGCACGTATGGGGGTTATCCATTGAAAAATCTCGCTCTCGGTCTCGCGATTCTCTTCGTCATCCTCGCTATTTTGACGGCCACCGGCATCGCGTCGTTTTTCCCGGCGATCGGCCTCAACGGGCATCCGCACATGAAACACACCATCATGTACGTCATTCTCGCGGTGTTGTGCTTCATCTGGATGCGTTTCGCCGCCAACGCATCGCCCGCGCGCTAGGAAGCGGCGCCGCATCATGAACGATATTATCGAACTCTTGCGCCTGCCGTCGCCGGCGCCGCGTCCCCAAGCGTTAGCGTACGACGGTCAGTCGCTCTGGATGGGGTCGCTCGGAACGAGCCGGCTCTACGCGATCGACACGACGCATTGGACCGTGCGCGAAGAGGCCGCGGCGCCCGGACTGCCCTACGGCGCGACGGTCGTGGGCGACGAACTGCGCGTGCTCTTGAGCGAAGGCGCCGACGATCGTCGCGTGATCCGCCGCTTCGTTCCCGGTCACGGCTTTCGCGATGACGATGCGATCGATTGTCCCGACGATACCGGTTCGCAACTCGGTTACGACGGCGATCGCCTCTACGTGAGCCAGTGGTACAACAAGAAAGTGATCTCGTTAGGCGATCGTGGCGAAGTCGGCACCGTCATCGACGTTCCGCGCGGCATCTGCGGACAGGTCGTCGTCGACGGCTGCTTTTACCTGGTAACGACCGATGACGAAGAGTCGAACGAATACTTTCTCACGCACGTCGACGCGCGTAACGGCGCTCCAAAAATCAAGGACGTCGCGCGAATCGGTTTTGCCGCTCGGGCACTCGCCTTCGACGGCGAGCGGTTTTGGACCAACCATCGCGAGCGGCACGAAACGGTCGCGTTCAAGCTCGCTTAAAGCGTACCGATCGCGTACATTTCCTGCGGGTCCGGGGCGACGATCTCGATCTTCCGGCCCGCGGTACGTAATTGCGGCTCCATTTCGGCGAGCCGCTTTTCGTTGGTTTGGATGATGACGACCCGGTAGTCGTTGGCACTTGCCAGAACGCTCGTGAGCGCGCGCGCGTATGCGGCCTCATCGGCGCTGCTGCGGCCGAAAAGCGAATCGCGGTACGTGTGCTCGATGTTGAAGTACGGGTTACCCTGCCACCAGGCTTCCCACATCCAAATGCGTGCGTCGGCGCTGCGAAACGCATTGCGTGCGGGTGGCGAAAGGAAGAGTGCGTCGGCCCTCTGCGCGGCGATCGTGCTTAAGACGTCGGCTTGGCGCACGGTGTTGCGCTGGCGATTGCTCGTTACCCACTTTTCCGTCTGGCGAATGTACGACCAAGCGAGTTCGCTCGGCGGAACGTCTGCCATATCGTCGGGATATTGCGCCTTTTGCAGCCAGTAGCAGAGGACGAACCACAACCCGAGAATCGCAAGCCCCGTCTGTCCGTCGCTGCGCAAGTTGCGAACGTTATCTTGCCAGACGCCCAGATAGATACACTGTTCCTCGGTGAAGAAGACGCCTTCCCAAGCCTTGAACATGTCGACCGAGTAGATGCGCCCGGGCAGCATCTCGACGATCTCGGCGACCTCACTATCGCGTAGGATCGTGAAATCGTTGGCGATGAGACCCTCGCCCGCGCGGACGAACCATTCGACCAAATCTCCGCCGTGCACGGCGACGTCGTGGCGCTTGAGATAATTCAGATGCGTCGGCACGCCCATGAACGGGTCGACGAGGCTGCGGCAGTCGAAGCGCTCGAGCAACTCGTGCAGCCGCGACGCGGTGATGCGTCGCGTGCGTTCGTGAAGTTCGATCACGCGCGCACCCGCACGCACTTCGCGAGCGCGCGAATCACGACCGGGTCGAACTGCGTGCCGGCCGCGGTCTCCAGCGCTTCGATCGGCGATTGTTTGGCGCTTCCGGCACGGCTGCGCGCGCGTTCGGCGAGTTCGTCGTACGCGATGCACGCGGCTACTATCTGGGCGGTTACCGGAATCGCCTCGTGTCGCAGTGCGTCGGGACGGCCCGTGCCATCGTACCATTCTCCGATCGCGCGCAGTTGCGGTGCGAGGGCATGCAGTAACGGCGATCCGGCGATCACTTCGGCGGCGGCGACGGCGTTCGCGGCGCGCGGCGCGATCCCGAGCCGTGCCAGCGGGTCGAAACGGCGCGCATCGCTTCCCTGCTCGGCGATTTCACCGATGCCGAAGAGCATGGCCATCGGTTCCACCGTTCCGTTCGCGTTCTCGGCCGGCTGCGCGAGCGCGCCGGCCACGGCGACGGCGAGAGCGCCCACGCGCCGCCAGCGATTCGGCGTGCCGTTGTGTTCGTCCACGCGATCGGCGAGCAGTTCGAACGTGCGACGCTCCTTCATTGCATCGCGGCGCAACGAATCGGCCGGCGCCGGCCGCGGCGCGATCTCACCGCCGTAGGTGTGAAACCAGCGCACGAAAACGCGCGCCCGTTCGGGCGAGAACCCCCGGCCGCTCGATGCGACCATCGCCGCGAGCGTCTCTTCCGGCTCGTTGCGCGAGGTCGCGTACGCGATCGCGACGTGCAAGGTTTGCGCGGCCGCCGGTATTCCGAGCCACCGCAGCTGATCTGGGAACCCGGTGCCGTCCCAACATTCGGCTTGCCAGCGAACGAAATCGGCGGTTCGATCCGGGAGCACGCCGATGGTTTCGATGAGGCGGGCGCCCTGCGCCGGAATATCCCAGCGTGCCGTCATGGCCTCGCGCTCCGGCAAGCGGTCGCCCGAGCGCAGCGCCGCATTGCCCAACGCTCCGAGATTGCGCAAGATTGCAGCCCAATAGAGCGCGTCGCATTCCGGGCTCGAGAAGTTGTCGAGCTCGGCGAGCGCGCCGGCGAGCGAGGCGATCTGCGTTCCGGCGTCGGGCGGCTCGCCGGCGGCGGCGTCGGCGACCGCGCCAAAAAGCTCCAGCAATCCCGCTAGGGCCCCGGGGTCTGGGCTCGAATTGGCGCCTTGAGCTGGTAACAGCGACATATCTCCTTCGCCCGTTTTCCTATGAGCGTGCCGAAACCCTCACATATTACTGCCGATGGCAGCGTTTCCATGGTCGACGTCTCAGGCAAAGCCATCGCGTCGCGGACGGCTCGCGCCGCCGCGCGCGTTCGGATGCCTCACGCGGCGGCGCAGGCATTGCGCGATGCGACGCTCGCCAAGGGAGATGCATTCGTAACGGCTCAGCTCGCCGGCATTATGGCGGCGAAGCAGACCGGCTCGCTGATCCCGCTCGCACACCCGTTGCCGCTCGCCCAAGTCGAGGTTCGCTTTTCCTGGGAGGGCGACGTTCTCGCGATCGAAGCGTCGGCGCGCACGGCCGCGCAGACGGGCGTCGAGATGGAAGCTCTGGTCGCCGCATCGATCGCGGCCCTCACGATTTACGATATGACGAAGGCCGTCGATAAGGGGATCGTCATCGAGTCGGTGCGGCTGCTGGAAAAGACCGGCGGCAAAAGCGGACGGTGGCTCGCGGACGATGATCTCGATGCGTCGTAGGGTCGCGTTCATCGTGCTCTCCGATCGCGCCGCAGCGGGCGAACGCGCCGACGGATGCATTCCCGTCCTGCGCGAGCGGCTGCACGATCTCTACGAGATCGTCCGCGAGGTCGTCATCGGCGACGACGCGAGCGCGCTGCAGGCCGAACTGATCGACTTGAGCGATCGCAGCATCGCGGATCTGATCTTGACGAGCGGCGGAACCGGGCTCGCCGCGCGCGATCGCACGCCGCAGGCGACGCTCGCGATCCTCGATTACGAAGTGCCCGGCATCGCGGAGGCGATTCGCGCCGCATCGATTCCGATCGTCGCTACCGCGATGCTTTCGCGAGCCGTTGCGGGCGTGCGCCATCGGACGCTGATCGTGAATCTTCCGGGCAGCCCGAAAGCGGTCGGCGAGGCGCTCGATATCGCGGCGGCGGTCTTTCCGCACGCGCTCGAATTGCTCGCCGGCGAGGTTACGGACGGATGAACTTCGCTCAAGCGCAGTCGTATCTTACCGGCACGATCAACGAAACGGTCTCCCGCCGCGAACCGTATCGTCTCGATCGCATGCGCGCGCTGTTGCGCGAACTCGATAATCCGCAGGACAAGTATCCGACGATCCACGTCGGCGGCACGAGCGGAAAAGGTTCCACCGCGACGATGATCTCGGCCGCGCTCTCCGCTTCCGGCAAACGAACGGGCTTGCACACCAAACCGCATCTGCGCTCGATGGTCGAGCGCGCGCGGGTGGACGGCGTCAACGTGAGCGAGGAGCGTTTTGCGGAACTGCTCGTCGAGATGATGCCGGCGATCGAACGGACCGTCGCGGCCTTGCGCCGTCCCTCCTATTACGAAACGCTCCTGGCGCTTGCGTTTCTCCACTTCGTTCGGGAGTCGGTCGATCTGGCGGTGATCGAAGTCGGCATCGGCGGGAAGCTCGACGGCACCAACGTGATCGTCCCCGAGGTGAGCGTCATCACCAACATCGGTCTCGATCACACCGAAATTCTGGGCGACACGCTCGAAGCGATCGCGAGTGATAAAGCCGGAATCGCAAAACCCGGAGTACCACTCGTCTCCGCGGTCGAGGATCCCGGCGCGCGCCGCGTGATCGAAGCGCAGTGCGCGCTCGTCGGCGCGCCGTTCGTTTCGGTCCTCGATACCACGCGAACGGTCCGTCGTGCGTCAAGCCAGACCCGTCAAGACTTTACCGTAACGACGCCGCGCGCGGAGTACGCGATCTCCTTGCCGCTTTTGGGCACGTTCCAGGAACGCAACGCCGCCGCCGCCATACTCGCGCTCGAAGCGCTTCCCGCTCACCTGCGGCCGGACAAAGCCGCAATCGAGAACGGTCTCGCGCGGATGGTGCTGCCCGGGCGCATGGAGTATTTCCCCGCTCGCCCGGCCGTGATCTTCGACGTCGCGCACAATCCCGACAAGGCGGCGCATCTGGTCGCGTCGCTGCGCGCGCAGTTCCCCGATCGCCGCTATACGTTCGTGCTGGCCGTTGCCGACACGAAGGACGCCCACGAAATTCTGCGTGCGTTCGTAGACGTGCCGGCCTCGTTTATCTTTACGTCGTTCGACACGCCCGGACGCGCGGCGACGAAGCCGGCGCGCCTAGCCAGCATCGCCGAGGATCTCGGGATCTGGGGGCGCGCGATTCTCGACCCGGTCGAGGCGCTCTCGATCGCCATGCGCAACGCCGGCGCCGACGACATCGTGGTCGTGACCGGATCGACGTTCGTGGTCGCCGAGCTGCGCGAGTGGTGGCTCGAACATGTCGCGGCCCACGTACCGTCCACGTTACCATGAATCGAACCTCGCGCGGCGCCTTGCGCGTTCGCGGTCGCGAACTGCCGTGGGGAGCGCGAACGTACGTGATGGGCGTCGTCAACGTGACGCCGGATTCGTTTTCGGGCGACGGGCGCGTGCGATCCGAGAGTGCGGTAGCGCACGCGCTCGAACAGGCAAAGCGTTCCAGCGATATCCTCGACATCGGCGCGGAGTCCACGCGCCCAGGGTACCGGCAGATCGATGAAGTCACCGAGATCGCGCGGCTCATTCCGGTGCTGCGCGGCGTACGCGAGCGACTGCCCGCGGCGATCATCTCGGCCGACACCTATAAGCCGGCGGTGTGGTCGGCGGCGCACGCGGCCGGAGCCGACGTGCTCAATTCGGTCTGGGGCCTACCCGACGCGTTGCTGGAAGCCGCCGTCGCAAGCGCGGTTCCGGTCATCGTCATGCACAACCAACCCGACTCGCACTACGACGGCGACGTCGTCGATGCCGTGCTCGCGTTCTTGGACGACGCCGCGCGGCGCGCGGTGCGCGCCGGGATTCCGCCCGATCACGTCGTGCTCGATCCCGGAATCGGATTCGGCAAGACGCCCGATCACAACATCGCCGTGCTGCGCGCTCTCGATCGAATCGTAGCGCTCGGCTTTCCCACGCTGCTCGCGACCTCGCGCAAGTCGACAATCGGCAGGCTCACCGGCCGCGACGCGCACGAACGCACGTACGGTACTGCGGCGACGGTTGCACTCGGTATCGCGGCGGGCGTGGATATCGTGCGCGTTCACGACGTCGCGCAGATGCGCGACGTCGTCTCGGTAAGCGACGCGATCGAACGCGGATGGAGGCCGGCGGAATGGATCGGATAACGATGCGCGGCATCCGGGCGAGCGGGCGGCACGGAGCCAATCCCGGCGAACGCGATCGCGAACAACCTTTCGAGATCGATCTGGCAGTCGATATCGATTTGCAGGCCGCCGA from the Candidatus Baltobacteraceae bacterium genome contains:
- a CDS encoding folylpolyglutamate synthase/dihydrofolate synthase family protein; amino-acid sequence: MNFAQAQSYLTGTINETVSRREPYRLDRMRALLRELDNPQDKYPTIHVGGTSGKGSTATMISAALSASGKRTGLHTKPHLRSMVERARVDGVNVSEERFAELLVEMMPAIERTVAALRRPSYYETLLALAFLHFVRESVDLAVIEVGIGGKLDGTNVIVPEVSVITNIGLDHTEILGDTLEAIASDKAGIAKPGVPLVSAVEDPGARRVIEAQCALVGAPFVSVLDTTRTVRRASSQTRQDFTVTTPRAEYAISLPLLGTFQERNAAAAILALEALPAHLRPDKAAIENGLARMVLPGRMEYFPARPAVIFDVAHNPDKAAHLVASLRAQFPDRRYTFVLAVADTKDAHEILRAFVDVPASFIFTSFDTPGRAATKPARLASIAEDLGIWGRAILDPVEALSIAMRNAGADDIVVVTGSTFVVAELREWWLEHVAAHVPSTLP
- the folP gene encoding dihydropteroate synthase — its product is MNRTSRGALRVRGRELPWGARTYVMGVVNVTPDSFSGDGRVRSESAVAHALEQAKRSSDILDIGAESTRPGYRQIDEVTEIARLIPVLRGVRERLPAAIISADTYKPAVWSAAHAAGADVLNSVWGLPDALLEAAVASAVPVIVMHNQPDSHYDGDVVDAVLAFLDDAARRAVRAGIPPDHVVLDPGIGFGKTPDHNIAVLRALDRIVALGFPTLLATSRKSTIGRLTGRDAHERTYGTAATVALGIAAGVDIVRVHDVAQMRDVVSVSDAIERGWRPAEWIG